Proteins from a single region of Macrotis lagotis isolate mMagLag1 chromosome 2, bilby.v1.9.chrom.fasta, whole genome shotgun sequence:
- the LOC141511501 gene encoding olfactory receptor 2T29-like, with translation MKMENQTLGTDFILLGLFSQSKYCSLLYSLIFFFFIVALTGNAILIFLIQSYPHLHTPMYFFIKQLSLMDIMYISVTVPKMLLDQVTGIHNISVPSCGIQMFLYVTLGGAEFFLLATMSYDRYVAICHPLRYPILMNHRICILLASVCWFLGSIDGFMLTPIAMNFPFCKSREIHHFFCEIPALLKLSCSDTSLYETVMYLCCVLMLLIPVIVISSSYSLILLTVYRMNSATSGRKAFVTCSSHLTVIILFYGAAIYNYMLPPSYHTPQKDMTVSVFYTILTPVLNPLIYSLRNKDVTAALKKVLWSDLVLANFQK, from the coding sequence ATGAAGATGGAGAATCAAACTTTGGGGACTGATTTTATCTTATTGGGACTATTTAGCCAAAGCAAATACTGTTCTCTCTTATACTcactgatattcttttttttcatagtaGCTTTGACTGGGAATGCCATCTTGATCTTTTTGATTCAAAGTTATCCCCACCTTCACACTCCCATGTACTTCTTCATTAAGCAACTTTCCCTCATGGATATAATGTATATCTCAGTGACTGTGCCCAAGATGTTGTTGGATCAGGTGACTGGGATTCATAACATCTCAGTTCCAAGCTGCGGGATCCAGATGTTTCTTTATGTAACACTTGGGGGAGCAGAGTTCTTCCTTTTGGCAACCATGTCCTATGACAGGTATGTGGCCATTTGTCACCCTCTCCGCTACCCCATCCTCATGAACCATAGAATTTGTATACTTCTTGCAAGTGTCTGTTGGTTCCTTGGTTCTATTGATGGTTTCATGCTCACCCCCATCGCCATGAACTTCCCATTTTGTAAATCTCGAGAGATTCACCACTTCTTCTGTGAAATCCCAGCCTTGCTGAAACTCTCCTGTTCAGACACTTCACTCTATGAGACCGTAATGTACCTGTGCTGTGTTCTTATGCTCCTCATTCCTGTAATAGTAATTTCAAGCTCTTACTCACTTATTCTCCTCACAGTCTATAGGATGAATTCAGCTACTAGTGGCAGGAAAGCATTTGTTACTTGTTCCTCCCACCTAACTGTTATTATTCTCTTCTATGGAGCTGCTATCTATAATTACATGCTTCCACCTTCTTATCATACACCTCAAAAGGATATGACAGTGTCTGTCTTCTACACAATTCTCACACCTGTTTTGAATCCTCTCATCTACAGTCTCAGGAATAAAGATGTCACAGCAGCTTTGAAGAAAGTCCTATGGTCAGATCTGGTTTTAGCTAACTTTCAGAAATAG